A stretch of the Polyangiaceae bacterium genome encodes the following:
- a CDS encoding acyl carrier protein, with the protein MSEQQVFEKVVSIIKPFAKAPEALAGAGMETSILKDLKVNSARLVDVVLEIEDAFEIEVKDEDADKVKTIGDAVKLILAAKA; encoded by the coding sequence ATGTCTGAGCAACAAGTGTTCGAGAAGGTCGTGTCCATCATCAAGCCGTTCGCCAAGGCGCCCGAGGCGCTGGCCGGCGCCGGCATGGAGACCTCCATCTTGAAGGACCTGAAGGTCAACTCCGCGCGCCTGGTGGACGTGGTGCTCGAGATCGAGGACGCCTTCGAGATCGAGGTGAAGGACGAGGACGCCGACAAGGTGAAGACCATCGGCGACGCGGTGAAGCTCATCCTCGCGGCGAAGGCATGA
- a CDS encoding ACP S-malonyltransferase: protein MGEVAVVFPGQGSQRTGMARDFHAEHAVARAVFAEASEALSLDLAALCFEEDPRLDLTEYTQPAIVTAEIAMLRACREAFGFTPTRFGGHSLGEYTALCAAGVIPLADAVRLVRKRGALMQQAVPVGEGAMSAVVATGVADAGLKELIADLGVDVANLNSLDQVVISGPAPGVEAAETRIAEKLPEAEVIRLNVSAPFHSRLMRGIEAEFRRELEAAAPRFDASRATAVTSNLRGGFHTGQLGDLLDALTGQISGTVDWVANMRALSGSERIVELGPNRPLKRFFSTLGVSIASVMNLKGAQKELGA from the coding sequence ATGGGTGAAGTTGCCGTTGTTTTCCCCGGTCAGGGGTCGCAGCGCACGGGCATGGCGAGGGACTTCCACGCCGAGCACGCGGTGGCTCGAGCGGTGTTCGCGGAGGCGAGCGAGGCGCTCTCCCTCGACCTGGCGGCGCTCTGCTTCGAGGAGGATCCGCGCCTCGATCTGACCGAGTACACCCAGCCCGCCATCGTCACCGCCGAGATCGCGATGCTGCGGGCGTGTCGGGAGGCCTTTGGTTTCACCCCGACCCGCTTCGGCGGTCACAGCCTGGGCGAGTACACCGCGCTCTGCGCAGCAGGCGTGATCCCGCTGGCGGACGCAGTGCGTCTGGTGCGAAAGCGCGGCGCGCTGATGCAGCAGGCGGTGCCGGTGGGCGAAGGCGCCATGAGCGCGGTGGTCGCAACCGGCGTGGCCGACGCCGGGCTGAAGGAGCTGATCGCCGACCTCGGCGTGGACGTCGCGAACCTGAACTCCCTGGATCAGGTCGTCATCTCCGGTCCAGCCCCCGGAGTCGAAGCGGCCGAGACGCGCATCGCGGAGAAGCTGCCCGAGGCCGAGGTCATCCGGCTCAACGTCAGCGCGCCCTTCCACTCGCGGCTCATGCGCGGCATCGAGGCGGAGTTCCGGCGCGAGCTGGAAGCCGCCGCGCCGCGCTTCGACGCTTCGCGAGCGACGGCAGTTACCTCGAACCTCCGCGGCGGCTTCCACACGGGTCAGCTCGGCGACCTGCTCGACGCGCTGACCGGCCAGATCTCCGGCACCGTGGACTGGGTAGCGAACATGCGGGCCCTGTCGGGATCGGAGCGCATCGTCGAGCTCGGCCCGAACCGCCCGCTGAAGCGCTTCTTCTCCACGCTCGGCGTGTCGATCGCCTCGGTCATGAATCTGAAGGGCGCGCAGAAGGAGCTCGGCGCGTGA
- a CDS encoding right-handed parallel beta-helix repeat-containing protein: MRTGVLLLPLVLLGCGESADGGGSGTGGASSGGASSGGGGASGGAFPGGGGAPTGGGSAGVSSGGSAGGGSGGGGTGGGGTSGGGGGGGSGGDPNFTPDGCFKWSEQSSLQSAVDAHACVEVQAGTYTLTKGVVMPAGHTLRGVSAAQAILKASQTSWSFHCCDSMLSEGAGAEGNPFKVQKLTLDGAGVATYNVCCRGYLVEGSVLRRSRCSAIGAAGKGVTAKNNQMLESAQPTSVPGKGTVSCATGGFGGVAEGAAIYSEAKAEDFGTVIDGNTIKQSFGPALDVNGAWGGVFKNNIVSENTAWAAVSLYGASNWLIENNQISHPANEPPQPYHPYCATGPAGGHSAGIFLCQDTDANNLVVNGNKIVGNKSSSYYGILSVGADELKPYFAPRNNTFQNNDVFGSSYGCADDFKPGQWMTDANVWSGNNCAGTANTGPGYF; encoded by the coding sequence GTGCGGACCGGCGTGCTGCTTCTCCCTCTGGTGCTGCTCGGCTGCGGCGAGAGCGCGGACGGCGGCGGCTCGGGGACCGGCGGTGCGAGCAGCGGCGGAGCGAGCTCCGGCGGGGGCGGAGCCAGCGGGGGCGCGTTCCCGGGCGGGGGCGGCGCTCCCACGGGCGGGGGGAGCGCGGGCGTGAGCTCGGGCGGAAGCGCGGGCGGCGGCTCGGGCGGCGGCGGGACCGGCGGCGGCGGCACGAGCGGAGGCGGTGGGGGCGGCGGCAGCGGAGGCGATCCCAACTTCACGCCGGATGGCTGCTTCAAATGGAGCGAGCAGAGCTCGTTGCAGTCGGCCGTGGACGCCCACGCTTGCGTCGAGGTCCAAGCCGGCACGTACACGCTCACCAAAGGCGTGGTGATGCCGGCGGGGCACACGCTGCGGGGCGTCTCCGCCGCGCAGGCCATCTTGAAGGCGAGTCAGACGAGCTGGAGCTTCCACTGCTGCGACTCGATGCTCTCCGAAGGCGCAGGCGCCGAGGGCAACCCGTTCAAGGTCCAGAAGCTCACGCTCGATGGCGCCGGGGTCGCGACCTACAACGTCTGTTGTCGCGGCTACCTGGTGGAGGGCTCGGTGCTCCGGCGCTCGCGCTGCTCGGCGATTGGCGCCGCCGGCAAAGGCGTGACCGCTAAGAACAACCAGATGCTCGAGAGCGCGCAGCCCACCAGCGTGCCCGGCAAAGGCACCGTCAGCTGCGCGACCGGCGGCTTCGGCGGAGTGGCCGAAGGCGCGGCCATCTACTCCGAGGCCAAGGCCGAGGACTTCGGCACCGTGATCGACGGCAACACGATCAAGCAGAGCTTCGGCCCCGCGCTGGACGTCAACGGAGCCTGGGGCGGCGTTTTCAAGAACAACATCGTCTCGGAGAACACGGCCTGGGCGGCGGTGAGCCTGTATGGCGCCAGCAACTGGCTGATCGAGAACAACCAGATCAGCCACCCCGCGAACGAGCCGCCGCAGCCTTATCACCCGTACTGCGCGACCGGACCCGCCGGCGGGCACTCGGCAGGCATCTTCTTGTGCCAGGACACGGACGCGAACAACCTGGTCGTCAACGGCAACAAGATCGTCGGCAACAAGAGCTCCAGCTATTACGGCATCCTGAGCGTGGGCGCCGACGAGCTGAAGCCGTACTTCGCGCCGCGCAACAACACCTTCCAGAACAACGACGTGTTCGGCTCGAGCTACGGCTGCGCCGACGACTTCAAGCCGGGCCAGTGGATGACCGACGCGAACGTCTGGAGCGGGAACAACTGCGCGGGGACGGCGAACACGGGGCCCGGGTACTTCTAG
- a CDS encoding beta-ketoacyl-[acyl-carrier-protein] synthase family protein — MAERRVVVTGLGVLAPNGHGLDAFEHALRAGQSGIRFVPELAELKFGCQVGGIPQGVEEIQGRYLSDEELYAMNPNMVYAAIAAIDAWTDSGLPRVAADAEPDWNTGAVLGTGIGGIDTIAEKLAPKTDAGKVARLGSTMVEQIMSSGNSARVAGLLGLGNQVTTNSSACNTGTEAVVDAFLRVREGRAERMLAGGSEGHSKYIWAGFDAMKVLNRTKNDAPAEASRPMSASAAGFIPGSGAGVLMLESLESARARGARIYAELLGGHVNCGGHRLGGSMTAPNPVSVQRCIRGAVAMAGIRPSEIDLINGHLTATFADPHEVENWRAALELTPETLPLIQSTKSLIGHALGAAGGIECVASVLQLGRGFAHGSINCEDLHPELAKYAARVLRETRDLPELRTVAKASFGFGDVNGCVIFRKWSE, encoded by the coding sequence GTGGCTGAGCGGCGCGTGGTGGTGACGGGCCTGGGCGTGCTCGCGCCGAACGGCCACGGGCTCGACGCCTTCGAGCATGCGCTCCGCGCGGGGCAGAGCGGCATCCGCTTCGTGCCGGAGCTCGCCGAGCTCAAATTCGGCTGCCAGGTCGGCGGCATCCCGCAGGGCGTGGAGGAGATCCAGGGGCGCTACCTCTCCGACGAGGAGCTCTACGCCATGAACCCGAACATGGTGTACGCGGCCATCGCGGCCATCGACGCCTGGACCGACTCCGGCCTGCCCCGCGTCGCCGCCGACGCCGAGCCCGACTGGAACACCGGCGCCGTGCTCGGCACCGGCATCGGCGGCATCGACACCATCGCGGAGAAGCTCGCGCCCAAGACCGACGCCGGCAAGGTGGCGCGCCTGGGCAGCACCATGGTCGAGCAGATCATGTCGAGCGGGAACAGCGCGCGCGTGGCGGGCTTGCTCGGCTTGGGTAACCAGGTCACCACCAACTCCAGCGCGTGCAACACCGGCACCGAGGCCGTGGTGGACGCCTTCCTGCGCGTCCGCGAGGGCCGCGCCGAGCGCATGCTGGCCGGCGGCTCCGAGGGCCACTCCAAGTACATCTGGGCCGGCTTCGACGCGATGAAGGTGCTGAACCGCACCAAGAACGACGCTCCGGCCGAGGCCTCACGCCCCATGTCCGCCAGCGCCGCCGGCTTCATCCCCGGCTCCGGCGCCGGCGTCTTGATGCTGGAGAGCCTGGAAAGCGCCCGCGCGCGCGGCGCGCGGATCTACGCCGAGCTGCTCGGCGGTCACGTCAACTGCGGCGGTCACCGCCTGGGCGGCAGCATGACGGCGCCGAACCCGGTGAGCGTGCAGCGCTGCATCCGCGGCGCCGTGGCCATGGCCGGCATCCGGCCGAGCGAGATCGATCTGATCAACGGCCACCTGACCGCGACCTTCGCCGATCCGCACGAGGTCGAGAACTGGCGCGCGGCCCTCGAGCTCACGCCGGAGACGCTACCGCTCATCCAGTCCACGAAGTCGCTCATCGGCCACGCGCTGGGCGCCGCGGGCGGCATCGAGTGCGTGGCCAGCGTGCTCCAGCTCGGGCGCGGCTTCGCCCACGGCTCCATCAACTGCGAGGATCTGCACCCCGAGCTGGCGAAATACGCCGCGCGGGTGCTGCGAGAGACCCGAGATTTGCCCGAGCTCCGCACCGTCGCCAAGGCCAGCTTCGGCTTCGGCGACGTGAACGGCTGCGTCATCTTCAGGAAATGGTCGGAATAG
- a CDS encoding beta-hydroxyacyl-ACP dehydratase: MTLSSEEVLALIPQQRPFRFIDRLIELSDTRAVGEYTFRADETFYPGHFPGDPVTPGVILIETMCQTGLVALGIYLLGLEVPKEEVAKTVTLFTDCQVEFERIVRPGDTVRVEAEKVFWRRRKLKSNVVLSLANGDSVAKGTVAGMGVGRG, encoded by the coding sequence ATGACGCTGTCTTCGGAAGAGGTGCTGGCGCTCATCCCGCAGCAGCGGCCGTTCCGCTTCATCGATCGTCTGATCGAGCTCAGCGACACGCGCGCGGTGGGCGAATACACCTTCCGCGCGGACGAGACGTTCTACCCCGGGCATTTCCCCGGCGACCCGGTGACGCCCGGCGTGATCCTGATCGAGACCATGTGTCAGACCGGCCTGGTCGCGCTCGGCATCTACCTGCTCGGGCTCGAGGTGCCGAAGGAAGAGGTGGCGAAGACGGTCACGCTCTTCACCGACTGCCAGGTGGAGTTCGAGCGCATCGTCCGGCCCGGCGACACGGTGCGCGTGGAGGCGGAGAAGGTGTTCTGGAGACGCAGGAAGCTCAAGTCGAACGTGGTGCTCTCCCTCGCGAACGGCGACTCGGTCGCCAAGGGCACCGTGGCTGGAATGGGGGTCGGGCGTGGCTGA
- a CDS encoding ketoacyl-ACP synthase III produces the protein MPKLYLHALGHFHPENVIDNRFLEELDIGTTDEWILERVGIRERRTVLPLDYIRETKNADLRAGQEAALYSNVETGRRAALAALEHAGLRPSDIGMVVAGGCCPEMQIPAEACRIAQALGIEVPAFDLNSACSSFGAQLHLLASMSGLPPYVLVVNPENTTRAVSYADRTSAVLWGDGTSAAIVSSEVPARAAVVETTLASSPAGAGSVVIPRFGHFTQDGGAVQRFAIKTTQACLEAMLPGARARTHETGGRIHFVGHQANLLVLESVARRAGLGWDEQWHNVIQFGNTGASGAPCVLSQHWAELKPGHSVLVAVVGSGLTWSSLRIDIEESR, from the coding sequence GTGCCGAAGCTCTACCTCCACGCCCTCGGTCACTTCCATCCGGAGAACGTGATCGACAACCGCTTCCTGGAGGAGCTGGACATCGGCACCACCGACGAGTGGATCCTGGAGCGCGTCGGCATCCGCGAACGCCGCACGGTGCTGCCCCTGGACTACATCCGCGAGACGAAGAACGCCGACCTTCGCGCGGGGCAAGAGGCCGCGCTCTACAGCAACGTCGAGACCGGTCGTCGCGCCGCGCTCGCGGCCCTGGAGCATGCGGGCCTCCGGCCCAGCGACATCGGCATGGTGGTGGCGGGCGGTTGCTGTCCGGAGATGCAGATCCCGGCGGAGGCCTGCCGCATCGCCCAGGCCCTCGGCATCGAGGTGCCGGCCTTCGATCTGAACAGCGCCTGCTCGAGCTTCGGCGCGCAGCTTCACCTGCTCGCGTCCATGAGCGGGCTGCCCCCCTACGTCCTGGTGGTGAACCCGGAGAACACCACCCGCGCCGTGAGCTACGCGGATCGCACCTCCGCCGTCTTGTGGGGCGACGGCACCAGCGCGGCCATCGTCTCCTCCGAGGTGCCCGCCCGCGCGGCCGTGGTGGAGACGACGCTCGCCTCGTCGCCGGCCGGCGCCGGCTCGGTGGTGATCCCGCGCTTCGGTCACTTCACGCAGGACGGCGGCGCGGTGCAGCGCTTCGCCATCAAGACCACGCAGGCCTGCCTCGAGGCGATGTTGCCCGGCGCCCGCGCGCGCACCCACGAGACCGGCGGCCGCATCCACTTCGTCGGCCACCAGGCGAACCTGCTGGTGCTCGAGTCGGTGGCGCGCCGCGCGGGGCTCGGCTGGGACGAGCAGTGGCACAACGTGATCCAGTTCGGCAACACCGGCGCTTCGGGCGCACCCTGCGTGCTGTCGCAGCACTGGGCAGAGCTCAAGCCGGGCCACAGCGTGCTCGTCGCCGTGGTGGGCTCGGGGCTCACCTGGTCGAGCCTGCGCATCGACATCGAGGAGAGCCGATGA
- a CDS encoding RNA polymerase sigma factor, translating to MSAGEQVAAAFQSNRKALTGYLTRLVVREEIAEELVQQAAVRALEQESLPEDAAELRAWFFRVATNLALDHLRKHSTWREGVLGETRGRAEADAGFVASSRLMAGSPELKTIAKDHLAVCFACTLRNLRSEESAALLLKEVYDFTVDEVARVMGASFGQAKAWIQSARAQLKAKYDVSCALVAQQGVCFQCVELDRFFRADEGDPLAGSQRDVDARLSIVRERRDAPLGPWHRQMMRLVEEVLDEGTE from the coding sequence GTGAGCGCCGGCGAGCAGGTCGCCGCGGCGTTCCAGTCGAACCGCAAAGCGCTGACGGGGTATCTGACGCGGCTCGTCGTTCGAGAGGAAATCGCGGAGGAGCTGGTCCAACAGGCCGCGGTCCGCGCCCTCGAACAGGAGAGCTTGCCAGAGGATGCCGCGGAGCTGCGCGCGTGGTTCTTCCGAGTCGCCACGAACCTCGCGCTCGATCACCTTCGGAAACACAGCACCTGGCGAGAGGGGGTTCTCGGCGAGACCCGCGGTCGCGCCGAAGCGGACGCTGGATTCGTCGCGTCGTCGCGGCTCATGGCCGGCTCCCCGGAGCTGAAGACGATCGCGAAGGACCACCTCGCCGTGTGCTTCGCCTGCACGCTTCGGAACCTGCGCAGCGAGGAGTCGGCCGCGCTACTCCTGAAAGAAGTCTACGACTTCACGGTCGACGAGGTCGCGCGCGTCATGGGCGCGAGCTTCGGGCAAGCGAAGGCTTGGATCCAGTCGGCCAGGGCGCAGCTGAAGGCGAAGTACGACGTGAGCTGCGCTCTCGTCGCTCAGCAGGGCGTCTGCTTCCAGTGCGTCGAGCTCGACCGATTCTTCCGAGCCGACGAGGGCGATCCGCTCGCGGGAAGCCAACGCGACGTGGATGCCCGCCTGAGCATCGTCCGCGAGCGACGGGACGCGCCGCTCGGGCCATGGCATCGGCAGATGATGCGCCTCGTCGAGGAAGTGCTCGACGAGGGCACGGAATGA
- a CDS encoding alpha/beta fold hydrolase: MAGHTIHYVDEGSGPTLLMLHGNPTWSFVYRHLIGLLRDRFRCVALDYPGFGLSVAAKGYDYLPESHLGVVERFVERIGLDELTPVVQDWGGPIGLGLAGRHAERARALVVLNTWAWPVADDPHFVRFSQLMGGPIGGLAIRYFNAFVNVMIPLGTPRRKLTAEVMQAYRRPMSTAARREATHIFPKAIVGSTPLLATVEAGLKRLADKPVLLCWGDEDIAFRDKERARFEKAFSRSRTVALRGAGHYVQEESPAEIAAAIRTWWPEDVEGQA, encoded by the coding sequence ATGGCCGGCCATACGATCCACTACGTCGACGAGGGCAGTGGGCCGACGCTCCTGATGCTTCACGGCAACCCCACGTGGTCGTTCGTCTACCGCCACCTCATCGGGCTCTTGCGCGACCGCTTTCGATGCGTCGCGCTGGACTACCCCGGCTTCGGTCTGTCGGTCGCCGCCAAGGGCTACGACTACCTGCCCGAGAGTCACTTGGGGGTCGTCGAGCGATTCGTCGAACGCATCGGGCTGGACGAGCTCACCCCCGTGGTGCAGGACTGGGGAGGACCGATCGGCCTCGGCCTCGCCGGCCGGCACGCTGAGCGCGCTCGCGCCCTCGTCGTCCTCAACACGTGGGCGTGGCCTGTCGCGGACGACCCACACTTCGTGCGATTCTCCCAGCTGATGGGCGGCCCGATCGGCGGCCTCGCGATCCGATACTTCAACGCCTTCGTGAACGTCATGATCCCTCTCGGCACACCGCGCCGGAAGCTCACCGCCGAGGTGATGCAGGCCTATCGCCGACCCATGAGCACAGCCGCCCGTCGGGAAGCCACCCACATCTTTCCCAAGGCGATCGTCGGCAGCACGCCCCTGCTCGCCACCGTGGAAGCCGGGCTGAAACGGCTCGCCGACAAGCCGGTCCTCCTCTGCTGGGGGGACGAGGACATCGCCTTCCGGGACAAGGAGCGGGCACGGTTCGAGAAGGCCTTCTCGCGGTCCCGTACCGTTGCGCTCCGCGGGGCCGGCCACTATGTCCAAGAGGAGTCGCCCGCCGAAATCGCCGCCGCGATCCGGACGTGGTGGCCGGAGGACGTGGAGGGCCAGGCGTGA
- a CDS encoding PIN domain-containing protein has translation MNAEVFVDTNVLLYAVSSDLAEGAKARRAREILGREDFGVSAQVLQELFVNATQKIRTRLTDQEALEFIDIISLAPIVPIDLALVVEAAGYEARFRISYWDGAIVAAAHALGASVLYTEDLNDGQVYGDVRVENPFRSSGRAR, from the coding sequence ATGAACGCTGAGGTCTTCGTCGATACCAACGTGCTGCTCTACGCGGTCTCGTCGGATCTCGCCGAGGGCGCGAAAGCGCGCCGCGCGCGCGAGATCCTCGGGCGCGAAGACTTCGGCGTTTCGGCGCAGGTGCTCCAGGAGCTCTTCGTCAACGCCACGCAGAAGATCAGGACGAGATTGACGGATCAAGAGGCGCTCGAGTTCATCGACATCATCTCCCTAGCTCCCATCGTGCCAATCGACCTCGCGCTGGTCGTGGAAGCGGCGGGGTACGAAGCCCGTTTCCGAATCTCGTACTGGGATGGGGCCATCGTGGCCGCTGCGCACGCGCTCGGAGCCAGCGTTCTCTATACCGAGGATCTGAACGACGGACAGGTCTACGGAGACGTTCGGGTCGAGAACCCGTTTCGCAGCTCGGGCCGGGCGCGCTAG
- a CDS encoding SDR family oxidoreductase, translating into MKFDPAHWALILGGSSGFGLATAQKVARHGMNVCVVHRDRRGAMANIEPEFAKIRDAGVGFLALNLDALSAEGRAKVLDELAAKGAKVRLLMHSIAYGNLKLLGPLPPGQEGAGTYDADARLEDEDFARTVYSMGTSLASWAQDVFSRKLFADDARVIGMTSEGNEVAWRGYAAVSAAKCALESVSRSLALELGPFGVRSNVVQAGVTDTPALRLIPGSEQMKAAALARNPLGRLTTPADVADFIALLCTDEARWVNGALIRVDGGEHIAG; encoded by the coding sequence GTGAAGTTCGATCCTGCGCACTGGGCGCTGATCCTCGGTGGGTCCAGCGGCTTCGGCCTGGCCACCGCCCAGAAGGTCGCGCGCCACGGCATGAACGTGTGCGTGGTGCACCGCGATCGGCGCGGCGCCATGGCGAACATCGAGCCCGAATTCGCGAAGATCCGCGATGCTGGCGTGGGCTTCCTCGCCCTGAACCTGGACGCGCTCTCGGCCGAAGGCCGCGCCAAGGTGCTGGACGAGCTGGCGGCGAAGGGCGCAAAGGTCCGCCTGTTGATGCACTCCATCGCCTACGGCAACCTCAAGCTCCTCGGCCCGCTGCCCCCCGGGCAGGAGGGCGCGGGGACCTACGACGCCGACGCGCGGCTCGAGGACGAAGACTTCGCGCGCACCGTGTACAGCATGGGCACGAGCCTCGCGAGCTGGGCCCAGGACGTCTTCTCCCGGAAGCTCTTCGCCGACGACGCGCGCGTCATCGGCATGACCAGCGAGGGCAACGAGGTCGCCTGGCGCGGCTACGCCGCCGTGAGCGCCGCGAAGTGCGCGCTCGAGTCGGTGTCGCGCTCGCTGGCCCTCGAGCTCGGCCCCTTCGGCGTGCGCTCGAACGTGGTGCAGGCGGGGGTCACCGACACGCCGGCCCTGCGCCTCATCCCGGGCAGCGAGCAGATGAAGGCCGCCGCGCTCGCGAGGAACCCCCTCGGCCGGTTGACCACGCCGGCGGACGTGGCGGACTTCATCGCGCTCCTCTGCACGGACGAGGCGCGCTGGGTGAACGGCGCGCTGATCCGCGTGGACGGCGGCGAGCACATCGCGGGGTGA
- the fabA gene encoding bifunctional 3-hydroxydecanoyl-ACP dehydratase/trans-2-decenoyl-ACP isomerase, producing the protein MISYAEFLQRTSFSKEELLAISQGNLVKDPPAEFIRLPAPPMLMVDRVLEITRTGPRGRIVGEQDIHLDDWFFHCHFRGDPVQPGCLGVDAVWQLVGLYISAAGAPGSGRALGCKEVEFAGQIRPYNKVVRYEVDIRRFSQLKESGSAVAIGSAKVLVDGELIYTVKDAKVGMFLGIAYPDYPLKSANSVGGIMDRSEA; encoded by the coding sequence ATGATTTCCTACGCCGAGTTCCTCCAGCGCACGAGCTTCAGCAAGGAAGAGCTGCTCGCCATCTCCCAGGGCAACCTGGTGAAGGATCCGCCGGCGGAGTTCATCCGCCTGCCGGCGCCGCCCATGCTGATGGTGGACCGCGTGCTCGAGATCACCCGCACCGGTCCCCGCGGCCGCATCGTCGGCGAGCAGGACATCCACCTGGACGACTGGTTCTTCCACTGCCACTTCCGCGGCGACCCGGTGCAGCCCGGCTGCCTCGGCGTGGACGCGGTCTGGCAGCTCGTGGGCCTATACATCTCCGCGGCGGGTGCGCCCGGCTCGGGCCGCGCCCTGGGCTGCAAAGAAGTGGAGTTCGCCGGGCAGATCCGCCCCTACAACAAGGTCGTCCGCTACGAGGTGGACATCCGCCGCTTCTCGCAGCTGAAGGAGTCGGGCTCCGCGGTCGCCATCGGCAGCGCCAAGGTGCTGGTGGACGGCGAGCTCATCTACACGGTGAAGGACGCCAAGGTCGGCATGTTCCTGGGCATCGCCTACCCGGACTACCCGCTGAAATCCGCCAACAGCGTCGGCGGCATCATGGATCGGAGCGAGGCATGA
- a CDS encoding alpha/beta hydrolase, with the protein MGSSVIRSDAERGPSQALALRLAAPSLAYDSYGASGPTVVLLHGIPGSRRTFAEVGGRLGETCRVVVPDLLGFGGSPDAPAHYHAAEHADVVVQFLEQLGIEKLHLVGFDFGGPTAIRVASRLGSRIQSLTVAATNMFPDTPIPPPLRIARVPVLGSLFFRLAFGTLGLMAMWLVAVADRAAFPFRRYRLALEGRGVRSTRRIFLGSMRDLPGLYAEVERIGRTLEIPSLVLWGDRDPFFPTAVGERTAEALGAELRVLTGCGHFVPEERPAETADAIAALVARSGA; encoded by the coding sequence ATGGGAAGCTCGGTCATCCGCAGCGACGCCGAGCGCGGCCCCTCACAGGCGCTGGCTCTCAGGCTCGCCGCCCCGTCCCTGGCCTACGACAGTTACGGCGCGTCTGGCCCGACGGTCGTATTGCTCCACGGCATTCCTGGCTCACGCAGGACGTTCGCGGAGGTCGGTGGACGGTTGGGGGAGACCTGTCGAGTCGTCGTGCCCGATCTCCTCGGCTTCGGCGGCTCGCCCGACGCGCCCGCGCACTACCACGCAGCCGAGCACGCGGACGTCGTAGTGCAGTTCCTCGAGCAGCTCGGCATCGAGAAGCTTCACCTCGTGGGCTTCGACTTCGGAGGTCCCACGGCCATCCGCGTCGCAAGCCGACTGGGCAGCCGCATCCAATCGCTCACGGTCGCCGCGACCAACATGTTCCCCGACACGCCCATCCCGCCGCCTCTTCGAATCGCGAGGGTCCCTGTCTTGGGCTCGCTGTTCTTCCGACTCGCGTTCGGCACACTCGGGCTGATGGCGATGTGGCTCGTCGCTGTGGCCGACCGAGCAGCGTTTCCCTTCAGGCGGTATCGGCTCGCTCTCGAGGGTCGCGGCGTTCGCTCGACGCGCCGAATCTTCCTCGGCAGCATGCGAGACCTTCCTGGGCTCTACGCCGAGGTCGAGCGCATCGGCAGGACGCTCGAGATTCCGTCGCTCGTCCTCTGGGGCGACCGAGACCCATTCTTCCCAACGGCCGTCGGCGAGCGCACTGCGGAGGCTCTCGGCGCCGAGCTTCGCGTACTGACGGGGTGCGGGCACTTCGTCCCCGAGGAGCGCCCTGCGGAGACCGCGGACGCCATCGCGGCTCTGGTCGCGCGGAGCGGCGCGTGA
- a CDS encoding 4'-phosphopantetheinyl transferase superfamily protein: MTPILGELALVGNDVVDLGDPDNRESFARPGYVERVCTLAERRVLEAAQDPERLFWCFFAAKEAAYKLLVKLGEEPGLSHKRIEVAGDLGSSRYDDREIALRVGHAEGWVHALASVGPADPRFEVSELGEHARASAAGRELLCRMAAEVLGVSGAELSVERRPSPASYDGFEPPRLCDRGVPTGLDVSLSHDGRYVAAALAGRRG; encoded by the coding sequence ATGACGCCAATACTCGGCGAGCTCGCGCTGGTCGGCAACGACGTGGTGGACCTGGGCGACCCGGACAACCGCGAGTCCTTCGCGCGGCCGGGGTACGTGGAGCGGGTCTGCACGCTGGCCGAGCGGCGCGTGCTCGAAGCGGCGCAGGATCCAGAGCGCCTGTTCTGGTGCTTCTTCGCCGCGAAGGAGGCCGCTTACAAGCTCTTGGTGAAGCTCGGCGAGGAGCCCGGGCTCTCGCACAAGCGCATCGAGGTCGCGGGGGATCTCGGCTCGTCGCGCTACGACGACCGCGAGATCGCGCTCCGAGTCGGGCACGCTGAAGGATGGGTGCACGCGCTCGCCAGCGTCGGCCCGGCGGATCCCCGCTTCGAGGTCAGCGAGCTGGGCGAGCACGCGCGGGCGAGCGCCGCCGGCCGCGAGCTCCTGTGCCGCATGGCCGCCGAGGTGCTCGGCGTGTCGGGCGCCGAGCTCAGCGTCGAGCGCCGGCCGTCGCCCGCCAGCTACGACGGCTTCGAGCCGCCGAGGCTGTGCGACCGAGGCGTGCCCACCGGCCTCGACGTGAGCTTGTCGCACGACGGGCGGTACGTCGCGGCGGCGCTGGCGGGCAGGAGAGGATAG